One part of the Nocardioides zeae genome encodes these proteins:
- a CDS encoding ABC transporter substrate-binding protein: MTKLELSLALRTNPRVQALVDDPHAIEGVRLRTSLLPPADTFWRQLNFQDFDISEMSLASLTRLRLQGDDTWVALPVFPDRRFFHAAVVVRADSDVRTPADLRGKRIGVADYSMTGAVWARGVLQHDHDLHPSSMTWFQERTTRLSHGGATSFRPPEDVEVVQIGPDDSQRRMFAEGRLEASILFITYKTMLDRSTGSMDEANVRLLFPDDDAEKARAFGTWGFLPFNHCMVVRRSLVEAHPWLLLNIYKGFLDAKTTHLAALQEAVRLHREVGLVPASGSTDVDLFPYGLRANAHGLDTLSRFFHEQGITPSSFTVRELFDDRFASL, from the coding sequence ATGACGAAGCTCGAGCTGAGCCTGGCGCTGCGCACCAACCCGCGCGTCCAGGCGCTGGTCGACGACCCGCACGCGATCGAGGGCGTGCGCCTGCGCACGTCCCTGCTGCCGCCGGCCGACACCTTCTGGCGCCAGCTGAACTTCCAGGACTTCGACATCTCCGAGATGTCGTTGGCCTCGTTGACCCGGTTGCGGCTCCAGGGCGACGACACCTGGGTCGCGCTGCCGGTCTTCCCCGACCGGCGGTTCTTCCACGCCGCCGTCGTGGTGCGTGCGGACTCCGACGTGCGGACCCCGGCCGACCTGCGCGGCAAGCGGATCGGCGTGGCCGACTACTCCATGACGGGAGCCGTCTGGGCGCGCGGCGTGCTGCAGCACGACCACGACCTGCACCCGTCGAGCATGACGTGGTTCCAGGAGCGCACGACGCGCCTGAGCCACGGCGGCGCGACGTCGTTCCGCCCGCCGGAGGACGTCGAGGTCGTCCAGATCGGCCCCGACGACAGCCAGCGGAGGATGTTCGCGGAAGGGCGCCTCGAGGCGTCGATCCTGTTCATCACCTACAAGACGATGCTGGACCGCAGCACGGGCTCGATGGACGAGGCCAACGTGCGCCTGCTCTTCCCCGACGACGACGCGGAGAAGGCGCGTGCCTTCGGCACCTGGGGCTTCCTCCCGTTCAACCACTGCATGGTCGTCCGGCGCAGCCTGGTCGAGGCGCACCCGTGGCTGCTGCTGAACATCTACAAGGGCTTCCTGGATGCCAAGACGACCCACCTCGCCGCGCTCCAGGAGGCGGTCCGGCTCCACCGTGAGGTCGGGCTGGTGCCGGCCTCCGGGAGCACGGACGTCGACCTCTTCCCCTACGGTCTGCGGGCCAACGCGCACGGGCTCGACACGCTGTCGCGGTTCTTCCACGAGCAGGGCATCACCCCGTCGTCCTTCACGGTCCGTGAGCTCTTCGACGACCGCTTCGCGTCGCTGTGA